From a region of the uncultured Desulfatiglans sp. genome:
- a CDS encoding putative Long-chain-fatty-acid--CoA ligase FadD13 (Evidence 3 : Putative function from multiple computational evidences) yields MGPVVERISRKVRGLEVVCRMKISELVERNARRNPGREALVQDDVRLTYAQLAERVMHIASCLANLGVEKGDRILVQMGNLIPYVELYFAAPLLGAILVPLNVRLAPAEMPYFIEHSKACCLVADLGIAEKLTAQISDWGAVQERVVVGGDLEGWRQYHLLQGRDDWKPPPYDRCAENDVAYIFYTSGTTGRPKGAMWSNRQVCEHLITLQLDLPLKQDDCSIVAVNLSHGASTLPTLHQTFFVGGRVELYPGPKFIPEEFADKCMVGNATTTLLVPTMLSRMLRLGGNKGAWFKKFKYIKYVAAKMLSDDLNRAVQLLGMRLTQGYGSTETVGGVTCLSPWDHDPNRPGLEQRLSSSGKEYCNVRVAIMGEDGRLLSAGEIGEIVVRADKTFEGYWRDPAATARAYREGWLLTGDLGRLDEEGYLYVVDRISDMIITGGENVYPREVEDVLADMQGILECAIVGVPDPEWGEAVWAFVVPVPDFEVNTSVWADLCSQRLAGYKRPKHWQLCNELPKNHMGKVQKTLLRENALKFLEDEER; encoded by the coding sequence ATGGGTCCTGTTGTGGAAAGAATCAGCAGGAAGGTCCGCGGTTTAGAGGTAGTGTGCAGAATGAAAATCTCCGAGCTAGTAGAGAGAAATGCCCGAAGGAATCCGGGCCGTGAAGCGCTGGTTCAGGACGATGTCAGACTGACCTATGCCCAATTGGCTGAAAGGGTGATGCATATTGCTTCTTGTCTAGCAAACTTGGGTGTTGAAAAAGGTGACCGGATACTGGTGCAAATGGGAAATCTAATACCGTATGTGGAGCTGTATTTTGCAGCTCCGCTATTGGGGGCCATCCTGGTACCCCTCAATGTACGGCTCGCACCAGCTGAAATGCCGTATTTCATTGAGCATAGCAAAGCCTGCTGCTTGGTGGCAGACCTTGGCATTGCAGAAAAACTCACCGCGCAAATCTCGGATTGGGGGGCTGTGCAGGAGCGTGTTGTTGTTGGTGGGGATTTGGAGGGCTGGCGCCAGTACCATCTTTTGCAGGGGAGAGACGACTGGAAACCGCCGCCGTATGATCGCTGCGCTGAAAATGATGTAGCCTACATTTTTTACACGAGTGGCACGACAGGGCGGCCCAAAGGCGCCATGTGGAGCAACCGACAGGTCTGCGAGCATCTGATCACTTTGCAGCTCGATCTTCCGCTCAAACAGGACGATTGTTCTATTGTCGCAGTTAATCTTTCACACGGTGCATCAACGCTGCCAACTTTACACCAAACCTTTTTTGTTGGTGGGCGGGTAGAACTTTATCCTGGTCCTAAGTTCATACCAGAAGAATTTGCGGATAAGTGTATGGTGGGCAATGCAACCACAACGTTACTTGTTCCTACGATGCTTTCGAGGATGCTTCGCCTTGGGGGAAACAAGGGGGCTTGGTTCAAAAAATTCAAATACATCAAGTACGTGGCCGCCAAAATGTTGTCCGACGACCTTAATCGTGCCGTACAACTGCTAGGGATGCGCCTCACTCAGGGATATGGCTCCACGGAAACCGTGGGTGGCGTAACTTGTCTTTCGCCCTGGGACCATGACCCGAACCGCCCTGGTCTGGAGCAGAGACTAAGTTCGTCCGGCAAGGAATATTGCAATGTGAGGGTGGCTATTATGGGTGAGGACGGGCGACTACTTTCTGCCGGGGAAATAGGGGAGATTGTTGTGCGTGCAGATAAAACTTTTGAGGGTTACTGGCGTGACCCGGCCGCGACGGCTCGTGCCTATCGAGAAGGGTGGTTGCTCACAGGTGACTTGGGGCGGCTGGACGAAGAGGGCTATTTATACGTGGTGGATCGTATTTCAGACATGATTATAACCGGTGGAGAAAACGTCTATCCGCGCGAGGTCGAGGATGTTCTGGCAGATATGCAGGGCATTTTAGAATGCGCGATTGTCGGTGTTCCCGACCCGGAATGGGGAGAAGCGGTCTGGGCTTTCGTCGTCCCTGTTCCCGATTTTGAGGTTAATACTAGTGTCTGGGCGGATTTATGTTCGCAACGACTGGCTGGTTACAAGAGGCCAAAGCATTGGCAACTCTGTAATGAATTACCTAAAAACCACATGGGGAAGGTGCAAAAAACTTTGTTACGGGAAAATGCATTAAAATTTTTAGAAGACGAGGAGAGGTAA
- a CDS encoding Putative UbiD-like carboxylase (modular protein) (Evidence 3 : Putative function from multiple computational evidences) yields the protein MINDMRDFLELLDGRGELVRVSKPVEDGHEIFNVLWHLSELGGGPAVVFENVMGGDIPVVGNLFGTLDRFAMACGFEPGQSIDKYRDLFLEKLDPAGWKKPVEVSVGACQEVVLTGDEVDLGKLPIMQWHPDDGGPYITMPLVIAEDPKWGVNTSIYRMMVHNRNETGLMCNIFQDQGKYLANARKRGLEEMPCAVAIGLDPAVYAAAVTKIPLQASELDFASALRGGRPLEMVKAKTIDLMVPAQAEIVLEGHVSTIETRPEGPYGEWMGFFEEEMVLPVFKVKAITHRKDPLFLTTIEGPEMGDAEIVRMIPQIASFSQQAKSRVSGLVDAWVPPSSRNYMAVLSIKKYHPGWGKTAVYQAFGIPFVAASVNFVVIVDDDIDVRDPDQIIWALSTRVDPVHDVIIAPPTGGYVLNPAASQRERQFAETKATDIVMVSKIGIDATIKTPAEGRERPAARVVRPRREMYERVLDQWKNYGFEK from the coding sequence ATGATTAATGACATGAGAGATTTTTTGGAATTGCTGGACGGTCGCGGTGAACTGGTGCGGGTGAGTAAACCTGTTGAAGACGGCCATGAGATATTCAATGTCCTGTGGCATCTTTCCGAGCTTGGTGGTGGCCCGGCAGTGGTTTTTGAAAATGTGATGGGGGGCGATATCCCGGTTGTGGGCAATTTATTTGGCACATTAGACCGGTTCGCAATGGCCTGTGGCTTCGAGCCCGGTCAGTCCATCGACAAGTACCGCGATCTTTTTCTGGAAAAACTCGATCCCGCTGGCTGGAAAAAACCGGTTGAGGTGTCGGTGGGCGCCTGTCAGGAGGTGGTCCTTACAGGTGACGAGGTGGATCTTGGGAAGCTGCCTATAATGCAATGGCATCCTGACGATGGCGGTCCTTATATTACCATGCCGCTAGTGATTGCTGAAGATCCGAAATGGGGCGTCAATACAAGCATTTACCGCATGATGGTTCATAACAGGAATGAAACCGGGCTTATGTGCAACATCTTTCAGGATCAAGGTAAGTATCTGGCCAACGCCCGTAAGCGGGGGCTGGAAGAAATGCCGTGCGCGGTGGCCATCGGTTTGGATCCTGCGGTTTACGCCGCCGCGGTGACTAAAATCCCACTGCAGGCCAGCGAACTCGATTTTGCGTCAGCCTTGAGAGGCGGACGCCCCCTGGAAATGGTGAAGGCTAAGACAATCGATTTGATGGTGCCAGCGCAGGCGGAAATCGTGCTGGAAGGCCATGTTAGCACCATCGAGACCCGGCCCGAAGGCCCTTACGGTGAGTGGATGGGCTTCTTCGAGGAAGAGATGGTCTTACCGGTATTCAAAGTCAAGGCGATTACTCATCGAAAAGATCCGCTTTTTTTAACGACAATCGAGGGTCCCGAGATGGGCGATGCCGAGATCGTGCGAATGATCCCGCAGATCGCTTCCTTCAGCCAACAGGCCAAAAGTCGCGTCAGCGGGCTAGTGGATGCCTGGGTGCCACCTTCCAGCCGCAATTACATGGCTGTTCTCAGTATCAAAAAATACCATCCCGGCTGGGGGAAGACGGCTGTTTATCAGGCCTTCGGTATTCCTTTCGTGGCGGCGAGCGTAAATTTTGTCGTTATTGTGGATGATGATATCGACGTCCGTGACCCGGACCAGATAATCTGGGCATTGTCCACGCGGGTTGACCCTGTCCACGATGTCATTATCGCGCCGCCCACGGGGGGTTATGTGCTGAATCCCGCCGCTAGTCAGAGGGAGCGGCAATTCGCTGAGACTAAAGCTACCGACATAGTTATGGTTTCCAAAATCGGCATTGATGCGACGATAAAAACCCCAGCCGAGGGGCGGGAGCGCCCGGCAGCGCGGGTAGTGCGGCCACGTCGGGAAATGTATGAGCGCGTTTTGGATCAGTGGAAGAACTATGGCTTTGAGAAATGA
- a CDS encoding hypothetical protein (Evidence 5 : Unknown function) produces MAESFGVGRPAIREALRGLEIAGLVTIRQGREGGAYVQANNLDLIANHYSNLLRFGRVTLQHVTEARLFIETLMLDLVILKITPEDITKLRRCIDASEKALRLGKAVERAEHNLNFHCILSTITENPIIILNISSIMDLMSYFVLQIKTTKKISLNTIEAHTRIVDFLEAGNLEEAKEQNALHIKDVSQRLKDKYEKLVEEGSISNNLLPTFEVNLK; encoded by the coding sequence ATGGCTGAGAGCTTCGGTGTTGGTCGGCCCGCGATCCGGGAAGCTCTACGGGGTTTGGAAATCGCTGGGCTGGTTACTATACGGCAGGGCAGGGAAGGGGGTGCCTATGTGCAGGCTAACAACCTGGATCTGATCGCGAATCATTATTCCAACCTTCTGCGGTTTGGGCGGGTGACATTGCAGCATGTCACAGAAGCAAGGCTTTTCATAGAAACCCTGATGCTTGACTTGGTTATACTTAAAATTACTCCTGAAGATATAACCAAACTAAGACGGTGTATTGATGCTTCGGAGAAAGCGCTACGTTTAGGAAAAGCAGTAGAAAGGGCGGAGCATAACCTTAATTTCCATTGTATTTTGTCTACAATAACTGAAAATCCAATAATTATTTTGAATATATCAAGCATTATGGATTTGATGAGCTATTTCGTTCTACAAATTAAAACAACAAAAAAAATAAGTCTAAATACCATTGAGGCTCATACTCGTATTGTAGACTTTTTAGAAGCTGGAAATTTGGAAGAAGCCAAAGAGCAAAACGCATTACATATAAAAGATGTCAGCCAACGACTAAAAGATAAATATGAAAAATTGGTTGAGGAAGGAAGTATATCTAATAATCTATTGCCAACTTTTGAGGTGAATTTGAAATGA
- a CDS encoding hypothetical protein (Evidence 5 : Unknown function): protein MRCNYFKGPSLFDFREYENITAFLYLNVLLFKHLTFTQYLLSRKNCVYEENNF from the coding sequence TTGCGATGCAATTATTTCAAAGGCCCGAGTTTGTTTGATTTTCGTGAATATGAAAACATCACCGCCTTTCTTTATTTAAATGTCTTACTTTTTAAACACCTTACATTTACACAATATCTGCTGTCAAGAAAAAATTGTGTCTATGAGGAAAATAATTTTTGA
- a CDS encoding hypothetical protein (Evidence 5 : Unknown function), protein MTQVDRRVHWSGIMQAQAASGQTIKAFCSERKISIYQFYAWRRRLKAGIRHQQKPGAFIELFPAKDEGNTPIRIHVGDQLWVEVPQGFXPPTLLSIIETLTRIXQGACLP, encoded by the coding sequence GTGACACAAGTAGATCGCCGGGTGCATTGGAGCGGGATCATGCAGGCCCAGGCTGCGAGTGGGCAGACCATCAAGGCCTTCTGCTCCGAGCGTAAAATCAGCATCTATCAGTTTTATGCCTGGCGCCGCCGCTTGAAAGCCGGCATCCGCCACCAACAGAAACCCGGAGCATTCATTGAGCTGTTTCCCGCCAAGGATGAAGGGAACACTCCGATCCGGATCCATGTGGGAGACCAGCTNTGGGTTGAAGTGCCCCAAGGGTTCNACCCGCCNACNCTCCTTTCGATCATCGAAACTCTTACCAGAATCGNTCAGGGCGCATGCTTGCCCTGA
- a CDS encoding transposase: MLALSAVTHIYLYRSACDMRRSFDGLCGLIRSELRADPLSGSLFVFCNRRRTMVKILYFEGDGLAIWMKRLERGRFSLPQRAALDGRIDRRQLMLLLEGVTPKKVSKRYVYQR, from the coding sequence ATGCTTGCCCTGAGCGCTGTCACCCATATTTATCTGTACCGGTCTGCCTGCGACATGCGCCGGTCTTTTGACGGACTGTGCGGTTTGATCCGCTCCGAGCTCCGAGCCGATCCCCTTTCAGGGTCTCTGTTTGTCTTCTGTAACCGCCGGCGCACCATGGTCAAGATTCTCTATTTTGAGGGTGACGGCCTGGCCATATGGATGAAACGGCTCGAACGGGGGCGTTTCAGCCTCCCCCAGCGGGCCGCCTTAGACGGGCGGATTGACCGCCGGCAACTGATGCTCCTGCTTGAAGGGGTTACACCAAAAAAAGTAAGCAAACGCTATGTTTATCAAAGATAA
- a CDS encoding conserved hypothetical protein (Evidence 4 : Unknown function but conserved in other organisms), which translates to MTNDLFYALYRDMVSTLPETIALIQKQELQIQELTKQLRSRELSLRMLQDQVEKLIRRVYGRRSEKSHPDQLMFDSLLMDVSDQPCAREPLVELPESSLPQKAKPKTSKRNHPGRLPIPEHLERVEILLDIPEEKKICPETGEPLKQIGFEVSEKLEYRPGKLIVNVYKRPKYVSPDSTADVGVLTAPMPDHPIERCKADVGLLSYIIVSKFADHLPLYRQDGIFEREGVDIPRATQSSWIMQTYEAVKVLEDVLRAAVLETDVLFTDDSIIPLQVKGSGKVKKXRLWVYVRGGPXPPLVVFEFSLDRSKQRPLNFLAGYQGYAHADAYSGYDELFRQDGIIEVACWVHARRKFDEAVSSRPQKATEIIARIAKLYLIEKECTDLDPVERSSVRRIHAAPVIEGIFARLEELKTATIPSEPLRKAIDYTLNQRAALKRYLENGWLKPDNNTAENAIRPLCLGRKNWLFAGSERGARATALFLSLIQSCKARDINPWEYFDDMLRRIMRHPVNRLRELLPDQWHPLQKADACQGASTKV; encoded by the coding sequence TTGACAAATGATTTATTTTATGCTTTATATCGTGACATGGTATCGACCTTGCCAGAAACCATCGCGCTCATCCAAAAGCAGGAGCTTCAGATCCAGGAACTGACCAAACAGCTCCGTTCCAGGGAACTGTCCCTGCGTATGCTCCAGGATCAGGTCGAGAAACTCATCCGCCGGGTCTATGGACGGCGTTCCGAAAAAAGCCACCCCGATCAGCTCATGTTCGATTCCCTGCTGATGGATGTATCCGATCAGCCTTGTGCCCGTGAGCCCCTGGTGGAACTGCCCGAGAGCAGCCTGCCCCAGAAAGCCAAACCGAAGACCTCCAAACGGAACCATCCGGGCCGGCTGCCGATCCCTGAGCACCTCGAACGGGTCGAGATCCTCCTGGACATCCCCGAAGAGAAAAAGATCTGTCCCGAAACGGGCGAGCCCCTCAAGCAGATCGGGTTCGAGGTTTCAGAGAAGCTGGAGTACCGTCCCGGCAAGCTGATCGTCAACGTGTACAAACGCCCCAAGTACGTCTCCCCGGACAGCACAGCCGACGTGGGCGTGCTGACCGCCCCCATGCCCGACCATCCGATCGAGCGGTGCAAGGCCGATGTAGGGCTCCTTTCCTACATCATCGTGAGCAAATTCGCGGATCATCTCCCGCTCTACCGCCAGGACGGGATCTTTGAACGGGAGGGGGTCGACATCCCCCGGGCCACCCAGAGCAGCTGGATCATGCAAACTTACGAGGCAGTCAAGGTCCTCGAGGACGTGCTCAGAGCGGCCGTGCTCGAAACCGACGTCCTCTTTACGGACGATTCCATCATTCCGCTNCAGGTCAAGGGCAGCGGNAAGGTNAAAAAGNCCCGGCTNTGGGTNTATGTCCGNGGCGGACCNGANCCNCCGTTGGTCGTTTTCGAGTTTTCTCTGGATCGAAGCAAGCAAAGGCCCTTGAATTTCCTGGCCGGCTACCAGGGCTATGCGCATGCAGACGCCTACAGCGGCTACGATGAACTGTTCCGTCAAGACGGGATCATCGAAGTGGCCTGCTGGGTTCATGCCCGCAGAAAGTTCGATGAAGCGGTATCCTCTCGTCCGCAGAAAGCGACAGAGATCATAGCCCGCATCGCCAAACTATATCTAATCGAGAAAGAATGCACTGATCTTGACCCGGTTGAGCGTTCCAGTGTGAGGCGGATTCATGCTGCGCCGGTCATCGAGGGGATCTTCGCCCGGCTCGAGGAACTCAAGACGGCGACCATTCCTTCGGAGCCCCTGCGAAAGGCCATTGACTACACCCTGAACCAGAGAGCCGCCCTGAAGCGATACCTCGAAAACGGGTGGCTCAAACCCGACAACAACACGGCGGAAAATGCCATTCGTCCTCTCTGCTTGGGACGAAAGAACTGGCTCTTTGCTGGGAGTGAACGCGGGGCTCGTGCCACGGCGCTGTTCTTGAGTCTGATCCAGTCCTGCAAGGCCCGCGATATCAACCCCTGGGAGTACTTCGACGATATGCTCCGCCGCATCATGCGCCATCCGGTCAACAGGCTCCGAGAACTTCTCCCGGATCAGTGGCATCCGTTGCAAAAAGCGGATGCCTGCCAGGGTGCTTCCACAAAGGTATAA